In the Hordeum vulgare subsp. vulgare chromosome 7H, MorexV3_pseudomolecules_assembly, whole genome shotgun sequence genome, one interval contains:
- the LOC123411268 gene encoding probable carboxylesterase 15 produces the protein MWRVVTCALTSRIESTSHQPASPSTPTAMAGDTDTEAPHVVEDCRGVLQVLSDGTTVRSAAAPYAVEDRDDGRVEWRDAVYHPAHGLGVRMYRPPRREGKGPLPLLAYFHGGGFCIGSRAWPSVHACCLRFAHELPAVVLSFDYRLAPEHRLPAAHEDAATALAWLRDRLTGMTPGLADGSGSDEDVRAWLAGSGADPGRLFVSGDSAGANIAHHMAARFGAAGAGLGSVRIAGYVLIMPAFTSEAPTQSELSSRGTAFLSRDVAERYSRLALPAGANKDYPLMNPLGPDSPGLVVVGGRVLVVVGGEDMLKDNQVRYAERMKAVGNDVELVVFDGKEHGFFSRDPWSETGGEVVRVVRRFMDRDAADLVQPADGQH, from the coding sequence ATGTGGCGTGTCGTTACGTGTGCGCTAACTAGTCGGATCGAGTCAACTAGCCATCAGCCAGCTTCTCCATCAACGCCGACGGCGATGGCGGGCGACaccgacacggaggcgccgcacGTCGTGGAGGACTGCCGCGGCGTGCTGCAGGTGCTCAGCGACGGGACGACCGTCCGCTCCGCCGCGGCGCCGTACGCGGTGGAGGACCGCGACGACGGCCGCGTCGAGTGGAGGGACGCCGTGTACCACCCGGCCCACGGCCTCGGCGTGCGCATGTACAGGCCGCCGCGCCGGGAAGGGAAGGGGCCGCTGCCGTTGCTGGCCTACTTCCACGGCGGCGGCTTCTGCATCGGCAGCCGCGCCTGGCCCTCCGTCCACGCCTGCTGCCTCCGCTTCGCCCACGAGCTCCCCGCCGTCGTGCTCTCCTTCGACTACCGCCTCGCGCCCGAGCACCGCCTCCCGGCCGCCCACGAGGACGCCGCCACCGCCCTCGCCTGGCTCCGCGACCGCCTCACCGGCATGACCCCCGGGCTTGCTGACGGGTCTGGGTCTGACGAGGACGTCCGCGCCTGGCTCGCCGGCTCTGGCGCCGACCCGGGGAGGCTCTTCGTGTCCGGTGACTCCGCCGGCGCCAACATCGCGCACCACATGGCCGCGCGGTTCGGCGCGGCGGGAGCGGGGCTCGGCTCCGTCAGGATCGCCGGGTACGTCCTCATCATGCCGGCCTTCACCTCGGAGGCGCCGACGCAGTCCGAGCTGAGCTCGCGGGGCACCGCGTTCCTGAGCAGGGACGTGGCCGAGCGGTACAGCCGGCTCGCGCTGCCGGCCGGCGCCAACAAGGACTACCCGCTGATGAACCCGCTCGGGCCGGACAGCCCGGGCCTGGTCGTCGTCGGCGGCCGCGTGCTGGTCGTCGTCGGCGGCGAGGACATGCTCAAGGACAACCAGGTCCGGTACGCGGAGCGGATGAAGGCCGTGGGGAACGACGTGGAGCTCGTCGTGTTCGACGGCAAGGAGCACGGTTTCTTCTCGAGGGACCCGTGGTCGgagaccggcggcgaggtcgtgcgAGTCGTCCGGCGGTTCATGGACAGAGACGCAGCCGATTTGGTTCAGCCTGCCGACGGTCAGCATTGA